A single Acidaminococcus sp. DNA region contains:
- a CDS encoding RsiV family protein, protein MWGKKIHRILGCCVFGVLLLSAFPMPKASADEADLSYFDKKPWQVVYQDKGVNVYERQISDLALQLHYPSIHIEGSEVAEARINHYFRTKAAQSHTAYLKANKPYRDGLGEMLTSIVDYLVGYVGDDFICFRSYGTDYYDMAAHPTSWERGVTFDRKTGRPVTWQEVLKRRGRKPYTLKEINKALWATPYGREECFYPEFKGLKKLPENYYLDSKGKIRFLFQQYEIAPYDVGIIELPMD, encoded by the coding sequence ATGTGGGGTAAGAAAATTCATCGTATTTTGGGGTGTTGTGTTTTTGGCGTGCTTCTTTTGTCTGCTTTCCCAATGCCGAAAGCGAGCGCGGATGAAGCAGATTTGTCCTATTTTGACAAGAAACCCTGGCAGGTCGTTTACCAGGATAAGGGAGTGAATGTCTACGAGAGGCAGATTTCAGACTTAGCGCTGCAGCTGCATTATCCGTCCATTCATATCGAAGGGTCTGAAGTGGCGGAAGCGCGGATCAATCATTATTTCCGGACCAAGGCGGCCCAGTCGCACACGGCCTATCTGAAGGCCAACAAGCCTTACCGCGATGGTTTGGGAGAGATGCTGACTTCCATCGTTGATTATCTGGTAGGGTATGTCGGGGATGATTTTATCTGTTTCCGCAGTTACGGGACGGACTATTACGACATGGCCGCTCATCCTACGAGCTGGGAACGGGGCGTGACTTTTGACCGCAAAACCGGCCGCCCTGTGACCTGGCAGGAAGTACTCAAGAGACGCGGGAGAAAGCCCTACACACTGAAAGAAATCAACAAGGCACTCTGGGCTACTCCTTATGGGCGTGAGGAGTGCTTCTATCCTGAATTCAAGGGCCTCAAAAAACTGCCGGAAAACTATTATCTCGACAGTAAGGGAAAGATACGTTTCCTTTTCCAGCAGTATGAGATTGCGCCTTATGATGTCGGCATTATCGAACTGCCGATGGACTGA